The sequence GGTCCCAGCCGCCGCTGGGCGATGACGAAGCCCTGGCCGCGCGGCCCGAGCAGGTTCGAGGCGGGCACCCGCACGTCCTCGTAGCGGACCTCGCAGTGCCCGCCGTCGATGCCCAGCACCGGCGTGTCGCGCACGATGGTGTAACCGGGGGTGTCGGTCGGCACCAGGATCATCGAGAAGGCGAGGTGTGGCGGTGCGTCCGGCTCGGTCCGGCACATCACCGTCGTGTAGGCGGCCCGGTCCGCCCCGGTGGTGAACCACTTGTGGCCGTTGATCACCCATTCGCCGCCGTCCAGCACGGCCGAGGTCCGGAGCTGGGTCGGATCGCTGCTGGAGACGTCGGGCTCGGTCATCGCGAAGCTCGGCCAGATCTCCGCTCGGACCAGCGGGGTGAGGAAACGCTCGCGCTGCTCGTCGCTCGCGTATTCGTGCAGCATCAGCGAGTCCTGCAGGGTGAACGTGCCGAGCGCGAGCTGCCCGAAGTCGCTGCGTCCCTGCACCTCGTTGACGTACACGTAGTCGAGGAAGGGCAGTCCGCCGCCGCCCAGCTCGGCGGGGTGCCCGAGGGCCCACAGGCCCTCCTTCCTGGCCTGCTCCTGCAGCTCGCGCAGTGTCGCGGCGGCCTCGGGCCCGTTTCCGTGGAGCACCACCTCCGCCGGCTCGACCCGCTCGGTCATGAACGCGTGGACGGCGTCACGGATCGGCCGGACGCTGTCGGGGACCGCGAAAGTCATGGAAGGATCTCATCCGAGATCCGTTGCGGAGTCAACGGATAAGGAGGCCCTTATGTTCCGGGACACGCCCCACGACGTCCCCTCCGCCGCCCAGCTCGTCGCCGCGGTCCGAGACTTCCTCCAGAGCGACGTGCTGCCCGTCGTCGAGGGCCGGGTCCGTTTCCATACCCGGGTGGCCGTCAACGTGCTCGGCATGGTCGAGCGGGAGCTCGAACTCGGCCCCGAGCAGGCCGCCGCCCACGCCGACCGGCTCGGCGGGCTCGGTTTCTCCTCCGATGCCGAGCTCGCCGCCGCGATCCGCGGGGGCCTGGACGGCTCCGCCCTGGTCGACGCCCTGACGCGGGCCGTACAGGACAAGCTGGCCGTTGCCAACCCCGGCTATGCCCGCCCGCCGGAGGCGTAACGGGCACGCGCTCCGGCCCGCACCCGCCCACGCGGGGTGCGGGCCGTACCGGATGTCAGTGGGTGAGGTCGAGGTCCTTGATGCGGGGGTCGCCCTCGTCGGCGAGGTAGTGGTCGGGCCGGGTGGCGTCGTCACCCTCGGACGCCTTGGCGCCGCGGGCGATGAGCGTGGCGACGGCGGCGACGATCAGGTTGACGGCCAGGGCGAGGACGCCCGCGTAGATGGTCATCTTGGTGTCCAGGCCCAGCTTCTCCAGGGGGAACGCCGATCCGGCGAAGTGCAGCTTGCCGGTGGCCGGGTTGCCGATGTTGTAGAGCAGGAGCGTCCCGGCGGCCATGCCTCCCGCCCATCCGGCGATGAGGCCGATCCGGTGGAACCAGCGGGTGTAGAGGCCGAGCGCCACCGACGGGAGCGT comes from Streptosporangium roseum DSM 43021 and encodes:
- a CDS encoding DUF6285 domain-containing protein — protein: MFRDTPHDVPSAAQLVAAVRDFLQSDVLPVVEGRVRFHTRVAVNVLGMVERELELGPEQAAAHADRLGGLGFSSDAELAAAIRGGLDGSALVDALTRAVQDKLAVANPGYARPPEA
- a CDS encoding acyl-CoA dehydrogenase family protein; translated protein: MTFAVPDSVRPIRDAVHAFMTERVEPAEVVLHGNGPEAAATLRELQEQARKEGLWALGHPAELGGGGLPFLDYVYVNEVQGRSDFGQLALGTFTLQDSLMLHEYASDEQRERFLTPLVRAEIWPSFAMTEPDVSSSDPTQLRTSAVLDGGEWVINGHKWFTTGADRAAYTTVMCRTEPDAPPHLAFSMILVPTDTPGYTIVRDTPVLGIDGGHCEVRYEDVRVPASNLLGPRGQGFVIAQRRLGPGRIFHCMRWLGQAQRAFDLMCRRLNERSVSGRPLAGKQLMRRHVFDSYTEIQSARLLTLNAAHAIDQGGQARVEIGAVKVAAARMLHNVIDRAIQVYGAAGLTADTPLERMYRRARAGRIYDGPDEVHIDSVGRRILGEYATGGNWEFGLR